In Alkalihalobacillus sp. FSL W8-0930, a single window of DNA contains:
- a CDS encoding YitT family protein: MKDWHRIVVDYIYILSGSAIVALAFNLFLLPNQIAPGGVSGISTIVTNLTGIEPAYIQWSLNIPLFIAGLLLLGGLSYGMKTLVGTLFLPFVVFLTRDWDVGFTDPLLGAIFGGIGVGAGLGLAFRARASTGGTDLAAQILQKYTGLTSGFAVALIDGLVVISSAIVFGLELALYALISLFVTGKTIDLVQMGLGYAKIAYIISQHEDKVTQSILRDIDRGVTKLSAQGGYTSEERPVLMCVVNQHEVTKLKEVVRLADPNAFVIVSNATEVLGEGFKKQM; the protein is encoded by the coding sequence ATGAAAGATTGGCATCGAATAGTGGTTGATTATATATATATTTTATCTGGTTCGGCTATTGTTGCACTTGCATTTAACCTATTTTTATTACCAAATCAAATTGCACCAGGTGGAGTTAGCGGAATTAGTACGATCGTCACGAATTTAACGGGCATTGAACCTGCTTACATCCAATGGTCATTAAATATACCGCTTTTTATCGCAGGCTTACTGCTTTTAGGTGGACTATCCTATGGAATGAAAACACTAGTGGGAACCTTGTTTCTACCGTTTGTCGTCTTTTTAACTCGAGATTGGGATGTCGGATTCACAGACCCGCTGCTTGGAGCCATTTTCGGTGGAATCGGTGTAGGTGCTGGTCTAGGGCTAGCATTTAGAGCGAGAGCAAGCACTGGTGGAACAGATCTTGCGGCACAAATTTTACAGAAATACACCGGTTTAACTTCTGGTTTCGCGGTTGCCTTAATTGATGGGCTAGTCGTCATTTCTTCAGCGATTGTATTTGGACTAGAACTTGCTCTTTACGCGTTAATTTCTCTTTTTGTGACGGGAAAAACGATCGATCTAGTACAGATGGGTCTTGGCTACGCAAAAATTGCCTATATTATTTCTCAGCACGAAGATAAAGTGACTCAGTCGATTCTTCGCGATATTGATCGCGGGGTGACAAAGCTCAGTGCACAAGGAGGCTATACAAGCGAAGAAAGACCCGTGCTTATGTGTGTTGTTAATCAACATGAGGTGACAAAATTGAAAGAGGTTGTTCGGTTGGCAGACCCTAATGCTTTTGTAATTGTTTCGAATGCGACGGAGGTCTTGGGTGAGGGATTTAAAAAACAAATGTAG
- the ftsX gene encoding permease-like cell division protein FtsX has translation MKFRTVGRHLKEGTKNLGRNGWMTFASISAVTVMLLVVGIFLLLILNMNHMATQVEDDVEIRAYIELTANEDQQEELRASIEDITDVKQVAFLGKDEGLSNLIDSLGDGGQAFESVRDENPLNDMFVIEAANPQSIETVASEIEDLSNVESVAYGQDFVERLLQITDVGRYIGLGLVVALMLTAMFLIANTIKLTILARRKEIRIMKLVGATNGFIRWPFLVEGLLLGLIGSLIPILLVIYGYKFLYDNYGTQIEGNFFALLPVYPYMLQIALLLLAVGLFIGAWGSVMSVRKFLKV, from the coding sequence ATGAAATTTAGAACCGTCGGTCGCCATTTGAAAGAAGGAACAAAGAATTTAGGACGTAACGGATGGATGACATTCGCATCAATTAGTGCAGTCACCGTTATGCTTCTAGTAGTAGGAATTTTTCTCTTACTTATTCTTAATATGAATCATATGGCAACACAGGTTGAAGACGACGTTGAAATTAGAGCCTATATTGAGTTAACTGCAAATGAAGATCAACAAGAAGAACTCAGGGCAAGCATTGAAGACATAACTGATGTAAAACAAGTAGCGTTTCTTGGCAAAGACGAAGGGCTAAGTAATCTAATTGATAGCTTAGGAGACGGTGGACAGGCCTTTGAGTCGGTTCGAGATGAGAATCCGCTAAACGATATGTTTGTAATCGAAGCTGCTAACCCACAATCCATTGAAACAGTTGCTTCTGAAATTGAAGACCTGAGTAACGTGGAGAGCGTAGCTTACGGTCAAGACTTTGTAGAAAGATTGCTACAAATAACAGATGTTGGTCGTTACATTGGTCTTGGGCTCGTTGTTGCTTTAATGCTCACAGCGATGTTTTTAATAGCTAACACGATTAAATTGACTATTCTGGCGAGACGTAAAGAGATACGGATTATGAAACTAGTAGGGGCAACAAACGGTTTTATTAGATGGCCGTTCTTAGTAGAAGGACTGCTACTCGGATTGATTGGCTCATTAATCCCGATTCTGCTCGTCATTTATGGATATAAATTTTTATATGATAATTATGGAACACAAATAGAAGGTAATTTCTTTGCGTTACTACCTGTATACCCTTATATGTTACAGATAGCCTTATTATTGCTTGCGGTTGGATTGTTCATCGGAGCATGGGGCAGTGTGATGTCAGTACGTAAATTCCTGAAAGTATAA
- the ftsE gene encoding cell division ATP-binding protein FtsE, protein MIELKDVWKVYSNNVKAINGMTLKIDKGEFVYIVGPSGAGKSTFIRLLYREEKATKGEVIIDQTKLNSIKERHVPKLRRKIGVIFQDFKLLPTLTVYENVAFALEVIEEPRASIKRRVMEVLDIVKLKGKAKFLPDELSGGEQQRVAIARAIVNRPEVLIADEPTGNLDPDTAWGIMDILDDISHRGTTIIMATHNKSIVNTLKRRVIAIENGRVVRDEVRGNYGYEI, encoded by the coding sequence ATGATCGAATTAAAAGATGTATGGAAAGTCTATTCTAATAACGTTAAAGCGATTAACGGAATGACTTTAAAAATAGATAAAGGTGAATTTGTCTACATAGTAGGACCAAGTGGGGCAGGTAAATCAACATTTATCCGCTTGTTATATAGAGAAGAGAAAGCAACAAAAGGTGAAGTCATTATTGATCAAACAAAGCTTAATAGTATTAAAGAAAGACATGTACCTAAGCTTAGACGAAAGATTGGCGTGATCTTTCAGGACTTTAAACTTCTACCAACTTTAACGGTCTATGAAAACGTCGCTTTTGCACTTGAAGTGATTGAAGAGCCACGCGCCTCAATTAAACGACGAGTGATGGAAGTGCTGGATATTGTTAAATTAAAAGGCAAAGCGAAGTTTCTTCCAGATGAGCTTTCTGGAGGCGAACAACAGCGTGTTGCCATTGCTCGTGCCATTGTGAATCGGCCAGAAGTCTTAATTGCCGATGAGCCAACAGGAAACTTAGACCCTGATACTGCATGGGGCATCATGGACATTTTAGATGATATTAGCCATCGTGGGACTACTATTATTATGGCTACCCACAATAAAAGCATTGTAAACACGTTAAAACGAAGAGTTATCGCCATTGAAAATGGTCGAGTTGTACGTGATGAAGTAAGGGGGAACTACGGTTATGAAATTTAG
- a CDS encoding S41 family peptidase, with product MNSKRLFIVVILVAIFGAGSYYLTGKFATNASPMNSGNNDSQETEIVELSDDELMKKFETALNTIEDRYVEEVDRQALIEGAISGMIDELGDPFSDYMDQETANEFVESLGSEFQGIGAEVSMINGKVTIVSPFRDSPAEQAGLQANDRIIEIDGENIEGLSVNEAVLKIRGEKGTTVRLTIERDGSSELLDVPVERDTIPIETVRTQTFEQDGQTIGLLEITSFSEDTAINFKDQLQELEQDGMDALIIDVRGNPGGYLNAVEQIGDELIPDEKAIVQTEDREGARTGYTSKLKEAKDYPIIGLIDERSASASEILAAALKESGGYDLVGNTTFGKGTVQQTVDLGDGSDLKLTMMRWLTPDGNSINQEGVTPTIEVSQPEYFFSTAVSVEEDSPIVFDSLGEQVKNAQFILKGLDYNPGREDGYFDQQTVDAVKSFQEDEGIEASGEINQETATALQERIVEEIRKAENDSQLQKAIDVAIEQIN from the coding sequence GTGAACAGTAAACGCTTGTTTATTGTTGTGATACTTGTAGCGATATTTGGGGCGGGAAGTTATTATTTAACTGGGAAATTTGCAACAAATGCTTCTCCAATGAATTCGGGTAACAACGACTCACAAGAAACTGAAATTGTAGAACTTAGTGACGATGAGTTGATGAAAAAGTTTGAAACAGCCTTAAATACGATTGAGGATCGATATGTGGAAGAAGTTGATCGTCAAGCATTGATCGAAGGCGCTATTTCTGGAATGATCGATGAATTAGGAGATCCTTTTTCGGACTATATGGATCAAGAAACAGCCAATGAATTTGTTGAGTCGCTTGGGTCAGAATTTCAAGGAATTGGTGCTGAGGTAAGTATGATTAATGGGAAGGTTACCATCGTATCCCCGTTCCGTGACTCACCCGCAGAGCAAGCAGGCTTACAGGCTAATGACCGCATCATTGAAATTGATGGTGAAAATATTGAAGGGCTCTCTGTAAATGAAGCTGTCCTTAAGATTCGTGGTGAAAAAGGAACAACGGTTCGGCTAACCATTGAAAGAGACGGTAGTTCTGAATTATTAGATGTTCCTGTTGAACGTGATACCATTCCAATTGAAACGGTACGAACGCAAACGTTTGAACAAGATGGTCAAACCATTGGACTTCTTGAAATTACATCGTTCTCTGAAGATACGGCGATTAACTTTAAAGACCAGCTACAGGAGTTAGAGCAGGATGGAATGGATGCTTTAATTATCGATGTCCGAGGTAATCCAGGAGGGTACTTAAATGCGGTTGAGCAAATTGGCGACGAATTAATTCCGGATGAAAAAGCCATTGTGCAAACGGAGGATCGTGAAGGAGCTCGTACAGGGTATACATCAAAGCTGAAAGAAGCGAAGGATTACCCAATCATTGGTTTAATTGATGAGCGAAGTGCTTCTGCATCTGAAATTTTGGCAGCTGCATTAAAAGAATCAGGCGGATATGATCTAGTCGGGAATACAACCTTTGGAAAAGGGACGGTCCAACAAACAGTTGACCTTGGTGATGGCAGTGACTTAAAACTGACGATGATGAGATGGTTAACGCCAGATGGTAACAGCATTAACCAAGAAGGTGTAACACCAACCATTGAAGTCAGTCAACCTGAGTATTTCTTCTCAACAGCTGTGTCTGTTGAAGAGGACTCTCCAATCGTTTTTGATTCACTTGGTGAACAAGTGAAAAATGCTCAATTTATTTTAAAAGGCTTGGACTATAATCCAGGTCGTGAGGACGGCTACTTTGATCAACAAACAGTTGATGCAGTGAAGTCATTCCAAGAGGATGAAGGCATTGAAGCGAGTGGAGAGATCAACCAAGAAACGGCTACTGCCCTTCAAGAACGGATTGTAGAAGAAATTCGTAAAGCAGAAAATGATTCACAGTTACAAAAAGCAATTGATGTGGCAATCGAGCAGATTAACTAA
- a CDS encoding amidohydrolase family protein, which yields MSIILENAQLVDVEAGEIRKTSISIKDGFIHEVASTIQADSKTNRIDLHGKFVIPGLIDMHVHIKESFAPFFTAAGVTTVRNTGGNVCELNPLIQADSSDPTPRVISADRIIDGPPGLWGDTSPWSINVDTIDLAKKEVKRQIQAGADFIKVYGLLKKELIQAVVEEAKKHGKEVSADLLHSPSVTALDAADLGVKWIEHASGVLQAVYSNWTMQSTEDEWEQIRWDKPCVERIRDVCEQLLKHDVILCPTLVLYDQQKQSRHRWEPRHEVIQGIYAKVGSLAEQWTHFTQYTKSLDKMGIQTTHIQEIAKTYSDMGGRVVAGTDTPAGVWTFPGMALHRELELLVEAGFSPLEAIRSASIHAASTLKRKDLGTIKKGTVADMVVLKENPLLDIKATQSISLVVKGGKAYSINELIQATPEREEVKKRYEQFVEAFKL from the coding sequence TTGTCTATTATTCTAGAAAATGCTCAATTAGTAGATGTAGAAGCAGGAGAGATTAGAAAAACCTCAATTTCGATTAAGGATGGATTCATACATGAGGTCGCCTCAACGATTCAAGCAGATTCCAAGACTAATCGCATAGACCTACATGGAAAATTCGTGATACCAGGCCTTATTGACATGCATGTACATATTAAAGAATCGTTTGCGCCATTCTTTACGGCGGCAGGAGTGACCACCGTTCGAAACACTGGAGGTAATGTGTGCGAGTTGAATCCTCTAATTCAAGCGGATAGCTCTGACCCAACGCCAAGAGTCATTTCTGCTGATCGCATTATAGATGGACCACCTGGTCTGTGGGGAGATACAAGTCCATGGAGTATCAATGTAGATACAATTGATTTAGCAAAGAAAGAAGTGAAACGGCAAATTCAAGCTGGGGCCGACTTTATTAAGGTTTATGGACTTCTGAAAAAGGAGCTCATTCAAGCGGTTGTAGAAGAAGCAAAGAAGCATGGCAAGGAAGTAAGTGCGGATTTGTTACACTCGCCGTCCGTTACGGCATTAGATGCAGCTGATCTTGGAGTGAAATGGATTGAACATGCATCAGGAGTGCTTCAAGCTGTTTATTCGAATTGGACGATGCAATCGACAGAAGATGAATGGGAACAAATTAGATGGGATAAGCCATGCGTCGAAAGAATCCGTGACGTATGCGAACAGCTTTTAAAACACGATGTAATTCTTTGTCCGACGCTTGTTTTATATGATCAGCAGAAACAATCTAGACATAGATGGGAACCTAGGCATGAGGTTATTCAAGGGATATATGCCAAGGTCGGTTCATTAGCGGAGCAGTGGACACACTTCACCCAGTACACAAAAAGTTTAGACAAGATGGGCATTCAAACAACCCATATACAGGAAATCGCAAAAACCTATTCGGATATGGGAGGGCGTGTAGTGGCTGGCACAGACACTCCAGCGGGGGTATGGACATTTCCAGGTATGGCTCTGCATCGAGAGCTTGAATTACTTGTTGAAGCTGGTTTTTCTCCTCTTGAAGCAATTAGGTCTGCATCGATTCATGCGGCTAGTACACTAAAACGCAAGGATTTAGGGACCATTAAAAAAGGTACCGTAGCGGACATGGTTGTTCTAAAAGAAAACCCTTTACTAGATATAAAAGCAACGCAAAGCATATCGCTCGTAGTAAAGGGTGGAAAGGCATATTCCATTAATGAATTGATCCAAGCTACTCCCGAACGAGAAGAAGTGAAAAAACGATATGAACAATTCGTAGAAGCTTTTAAGTTATGA
- the prfB gene encoding peptide chain release factor 2 (programmed frameshift): protein MDMVEIKQELASIEKRITNFRGSLDLDEKQERIAELEEKMTDPEFWNNQDTAQEVINESNGLKEQVDTFLSMESTYEDLEVSYELVKEEADQELEAELAKGVGELSQTIDQFELQLLLSEPYDKNNAILELHPGAGGTESQDWASMLLRMYTRWADQKGFKVETMNYLPGDEAGVKSVTLLIKGHNAYGYLKAEKGVHRLVRISPFDSSGRRHTSFVSCEVMPELDENVEIEVATEDLKVDTYRASGAGGQHINTTDSAVRITHIPTNTVVTCQNERSQIKNREQAMKMMKAKLYQLKIEEQQQELAEIRGEQKDIGWGSQIRSYVFHPYSMVKDHRTNHEIGNTSSVMDGDLDPFIDAYLRSSLAL, encoded by the exons ATGGATATGGTAGAAATTAAGCAAGAGCTTGCTTCAATTGAGAAGCGAATTACAAACTTCAGGGGGTCTCTT GACCTTGATGAGAAGCAAGAACGTATTGCAGAACTAGAGGAAAAGATGACAGACCCTGAGTTTTGGAACAACCAAGATACAGCTCAAGAAGTGATTAATGAGTCAAACGGGTTAAAAGAACAAGTGGATACTTTTCTTTCAATGGAGTCAACATATGAAGATCTGGAAGTCTCGTATGAGCTTGTGAAAGAAGAGGCGGATCAAGAGCTTGAGGCAGAGCTTGCAAAAGGTGTTGGCGAACTCTCTCAAACCATTGATCAGTTTGAGCTCCAGCTATTATTAAGTGAGCCTTATGATAAAAACAACGCGATCTTAGAATTACATCCTGGTGCAGGTGGAACCGAGTCTCAAGACTGGGCTTCCATGCTGCTCCGCATGTACACAAGATGGGCCGATCAAAAAGGATTTAAAGTGGAAACCATGAACTACTTGCCTGGTGATGAGGCAGGAGTGAAAAGCGTGACACTGCTTATTAAAGGCCACAATGCGTATGGCTATCTAAAAGCTGAAAAAGGGGTACACCGCCTTGTCCGCATTTCTCCATTTGATTCATCGGGTCGCCGACATACGTCCTTTGTCTCATGTGAAGTCATGCCTGAGCTTGATGAGAATGTAGAAATAGAAGTGGCGACAGAAGACTTAAAAGTAGATACGTATCGTGCAAGTGGGGCTGGTGGTCAGCATATTAATACAACCGACTCAGCCGTTCGTATTACGCACATCCCTACAAACACAGTGGTAACGTGTCAAAACGAGCGTTCTCAGATCAAGAACCGTGAACAAGCAATGAAAATGATGAAAGCAAAGCTCTACCAATTAAAGATTGAAGAACAGCAGCAAGAATTAGCTGAGATTCGTGGAGAGCAAAAAGACATCGGTTGGGGAAGTCAGATCAGATCGTATGTGTTCCACCCATACAGTATGGTGAAGGATCATCGCACGAATCATGAGATTGGGAATACAAGCTCAGTCATGGATGGAGATCTGGATCCGTTTATTGATGCATACCTTCGTTCGTCACTAGCATTATAG
- a CDS encoding PDZ domain-containing protein codes for MEIVQTILIALASFFANPITYFGLLLVYIIASKRVKKERSSFHTRVYRRLADFIVPFWPALLIGLCLSVLLLGIGFVLEWQALAIMMMITFLIMLTFQLRWLSPSYIIGFTIIALVVIPLTGDYPFIHDYIDLMQVDKLIPILSLLLGLLVIAEGILIQKNGTVYTSPRLERASRGKWIGFHLSERIWFLPLIVFIPDGIIPMFEYWPVLPVAGMELQPLLIPFLIGFKQKITSSLPKDAIRSAGRQVLVFGIVLLLLAISTLFVGWIAYVVAGIAIIGREYLWHLAKTRDKQGLPMYVEQTEGCTILGVLPGSLADKLDLKVGETIVKVNGRKVIDETSFYEALQANSAFCKLDVLDYDQEVRFEQGALYDSEHHQLGVLLVKKDVSLSDSVT; via the coding sequence ATGGAAATCGTTCAAACGATCTTAATCGCATTAGCTAGTTTTTTTGCAAATCCCATTACCTATTTTGGATTGCTACTCGTATACATTATCGCTTCAAAACGTGTAAAAAAAGAACGGTCTTCTTTTCATACAAGAGTTTATCGTCGATTGGCAGATTTTATTGTACCCTTTTGGCCAGCTTTACTTATTGGTTTATGTTTATCTGTTCTTTTACTAGGCATTGGGTTTGTGTTGGAATGGCAGGCATTAGCGATCATGATGATGATCACATTTTTAATCATGCTTACATTTCAGCTTAGATGGCTTTCTCCGTCGTACATTATTGGATTTACGATTATCGCTCTAGTAGTGATTCCACTTACGGGAGATTATCCGTTTATACATGATTACATAGATTTAATGCAAGTGGACAAGCTTATACCGATTTTATCTTTATTACTAGGGTTGCTAGTTATTGCCGAGGGAATTCTTATTCAAAAAAATGGAACGGTTTACACCTCACCTAGATTAGAGAGAGCATCCAGAGGAAAGTGGATAGGGTTTCATTTATCAGAACGAATTTGGTTTCTACCTCTCATTGTATTTATTCCAGATGGCATCATTCCGATGTTTGAATATTGGCCAGTTCTTCCTGTTGCAGGGATGGAGCTGCAGCCATTACTCATTCCATTTTTAATTGGATTTAAGCAAAAGATAACATCTTCTCTTCCAAAGGACGCCATCCGTTCTGCCGGGAGACAAGTACTGGTCTTTGGAATTGTTTTGCTTCTTCTAGCCATTTCAACCTTATTTGTCGGGTGGATCGCTTATGTTGTCGCTGGAATTGCCATCATTGGTAGAGAATATCTGTGGCATTTAGCAAAGACTCGCGACAAACAAGGGTTACCCATGTACGTTGAACAAACAGAAGGATGCACCATTCTTGGTGTGTTGCCTGGAAGTCTAGCAGATAAACTAGATTTGAAAGTTGGAGAGACGATCGTGAAAGTAAACGGTCGTAAAGTTATAGATGAGACGAGTTTCTATGAAGCTCTTCAAGCAAATTCGGCTTTCTGTAAATTAGATGTGCTCGACTATGATCAAGAGGTTCGCTTTGAACAAGGCGCATTGTATGATAGTGAGCATCACCAGCTTGGCGTATTGTTAGTGAAAAAAGACGTTTCCTTATCTGACTCAGTTACATAA
- a CDS encoding YndJ family protein, producing MRNIRVIFGLISWTMFVIGFGYDQSIELLLSFSILVLVPLVTELTYHQKREREWFLIAQPIFSLLGAGSLFIETGVLSAALAFCWLLYTCWIACIGIARASTRGFVRMEENAIDSAYVYMALGGVWLFMSQAGIEGLPFSPVIVLLTAVHFHYSSLIVPVVAGLLGRYAFHHKVNIHGYGLLSGLLILGPVLVGIGITIGGVADLLFVGIYVLAMFWLAFETFRVLMKIHQYRVAHMFILLASVISIAAMVLSALYSAGVSLGTTLIAIDQMVLYHGYAQAFGYSFLLLVGWSIIKPRPLFSFGQFRLSRLRGKGRVGERFLKDTHILDKNEKVDGLVETFSAFSREGFSPKKVDSSIKNFYEKTNYYEMSATTRWHGIYYPLSRPYHWVTGKIGQLYLRAASKHPKKQRMEAVIYPIDETIDGRHPVRAWIRKDYETKEEIFVAFYAYYATKEKTYMDIALPLPYSVMTGILRPDHDESNGLILTSFREPGSLGDEGVYVTIGKWTIRVPIEEYFHVRATEDPGRLTAVHELRFLGLRCLTIDYEITCKLSKQL from the coding sequence ATGAGAAATATACGAGTGATCTTTGGACTAATTAGTTGGACAATGTTTGTTATTGGATTTGGATATGATCAATCCATTGAGCTTCTTTTAAGTTTCTCGATCTTGGTTTTGGTCCCTCTCGTTACCGAACTGACGTATCATCAAAAGAGAGAACGTGAATGGTTTTTAATAGCACAACCTATTTTCTCATTACTAGGTGCGGGAAGCTTATTTATTGAAACGGGAGTTCTCTCAGCAGCACTTGCTTTTTGTTGGTTACTGTACACGTGCTGGATTGCGTGTATCGGCATTGCACGTGCCTCAACAAGAGGGTTTGTGCGAATGGAAGAAAACGCTATTGATTCAGCCTATGTGTACATGGCTTTAGGCGGTGTGTGGCTTTTTATGAGTCAGGCAGGGATAGAAGGATTGCCTTTTTCACCCGTCATTGTGTTGTTAACAGCGGTTCATTTTCATTATTCCAGTTTGATAGTACCGGTTGTGGCTGGTTTACTTGGACGGTATGCTTTTCACCATAAAGTTAACATTCATGGATATGGTTTGTTGTCAGGGCTGCTTATTTTAGGACCAGTTCTTGTTGGAATTGGGATTACAATTGGTGGAGTGGCTGATTTGTTGTTTGTTGGCATTTATGTTCTTGCGATGTTCTGGTTAGCATTTGAAACGTTTCGTGTCCTTATGAAGATTCACCAATATCGTGTAGCACACATGTTCATCCTGTTAGCTTCAGTGATATCAATAGCTGCCATGGTTTTATCTGCTTTGTATAGTGCAGGTGTTTCATTGGGAACAACATTGATTGCGATTGATCAAATGGTCCTTTATCATGGCTACGCACAAGCATTTGGGTACAGCTTTTTACTATTGGTTGGATGGTCGATTATAAAACCCCGTCCATTGTTCTCATTCGGTCAATTTAGACTTAGTCGACTTCGTGGGAAGGGGAGAGTAGGAGAACGTTTCTTAAAGGACACTCACATTTTAGATAAGAATGAAAAGGTAGATGGGTTGGTTGAGACATTTTCTGCTTTTAGTCGTGAGGGTTTTTCCCCAAAAAAGGTTGATTCATCAATAAAGAATTTCTACGAAAAAACCAATTATTATGAGATGTCCGCTACCACAAGATGGCATGGAATCTACTATCCTCTTTCTAGACCCTATCATTGGGTTACAGGAAAAATTGGACAGCTTTATTTAAGAGCGGCAAGCAAGCATCCAAAGAAACAAAGGATGGAAGCTGTCATCTATCCAATTGATGAGACCATTGATGGGAGGCATCCCGTTAGAGCATGGATACGAAAGGACTATGAAACAAAGGAAGAAATCTTTGTCGCTTTTTATGCGTATTATGCGACTAAAGAAAAAACGTATATGGATATTGCTTTACCCCTGCCCTATTCAGTTATGACAGGTATCCTTCGTCCAGACCATGATGAATCAAATGGACTCATTCTAACTAGCTTTAGAGAGCCTGGTTCACTTGGCGATGAGGGGGTTTATGTAACGATCGGAAAATGGACGATCAGGGTACCGATCGAGGAATATTTCCATGTTCGCGCAACAGAAGATCCTGGACGTTTGACAGCTGTACATGAGCTACGTTTTCTAGGATTACGATGCCTGACGATCGATTATGAAATTACGTGTAAGCTCTCAAAACAGCTTTGA
- a CDS encoding peptidoglycan DD-metalloendopeptidase family protein — protein sequence MKKFGYVTLAAVMALGSIGFGGLGNTAYANEDLRSKIADVQSERGENQELARQKEAEVADLKQEMETLSNEINKLEKEEADTADKISSKEDEIAEVEAHIEKLKEEIKELEERIAERDELLKDRAKNMYQSGGEVNYLEVILGAKDFGDLLDRMNALSTIASQDKSILDAHVQDHEDLEAAKTEVEDELSKLEGHLADLETLKVDLENQRAEKDSKRGDLQSKEETLEAELGEIENEDEILAQQEAAFESELAAWEEEQKRLAEEKKRQEEEEKKRQEEAAKAQAEQASAKQESPTQSNSNATTSSNNNTSSNNNSSSESSSSSKSSQPQVKSETTSSEAPQKSTSGFVRPTTGSVTSTYGQRWGKMHHGIDFGKNGRTGDVPIIAAKEGTVSSAGWMNGYGNTVIITHVVDGRTVTTLYGHMERIDVSAGQKVSQSQQIGLMGNTGQSFGAHLHFEVHEGNWNGAKSNSVNPLNYVSR from the coding sequence ATGAAAAAGTTTGGATACGTTACACTTGCCGCAGTTATGGCACTCGGTTCGATTGGTTTTGGAGGGCTTGGAAACACAGCCTATGCAAATGAAGATTTAAGAAGCAAGATCGCAGATGTTCAAAGCGAGCGTGGTGAAAACCAGGAACTAGCTAGGCAAAAAGAAGCGGAAGTTGCTGATTTAAAGCAAGAAATGGAAACATTAAGCAATGAGATTAACAAGCTAGAAAAGGAAGAAGCAGATACTGCTGATAAGATCTCTTCAAAAGAAGATGAGATTGCTGAAGTAGAAGCTCATATTGAAAAGCTTAAAGAAGAAATAAAAGAATTAGAAGAACGAATTGCTGAACGTGATGAACTATTAAAAGATCGTGCGAAAAATATGTATCAATCAGGCGGCGAAGTAAATTACCTTGAAGTTATTTTAGGAGCAAAAGATTTTGGTGATTTGCTTGACCGCATGAACGCACTTAGTACGATTGCAAGTCAAGATAAGTCTATTCTTGATGCACATGTCCAGGACCATGAAGATTTAGAAGCTGCTAAGACAGAGGTTGAAGATGAGCTTAGTAAGCTTGAAGGACATCTAGCAGACTTAGAAACATTGAAAGTAGACTTAGAGAATCAACGTGCTGAAAAAGACAGTAAACGCGGGGATCTTCAGTCAAAAGAAGAAACGCTTGAGGCTGAACTAGGTGAGATTGAGAACGAAGATGAAATTCTTGCTCAACAAGAAGCAGCGTTTGAAAGTGAATTAGCGGCATGGGAAGAAGAACAAAAACGTTTAGCTGAAGAGAAGAAACGTCAAGAAGAAGAAGAAAAGAAGAGACAAGAAGAAGCGGCAAAAGCACAAGCTGAGCAAGCTTCTGCTAAACAAGAATCACCAACACAAAGTAATTCAAATGCAACTACAAGTTCTAATAATAATACAAGCTCAAATAACAATTCGAGCTCAGAATCATCATCTAGCTCTAAGTCTTCACAACCACAGGTGAAAAGTGAAACGACAAGCAGCGAAGCACCACAGAAGTCAACGTCTGGTTTTGTAAGACCTACAACAGGCTCTGTCACGTCAACTTATGGGCAACGTTGGGGGAAAATGCACCACGGTATTGACTTTGGTAAGAATGGACGCACTGGGGATGTGCCAATTATCGCAGCGAAAGAAGGAACGGTTTCTTCAGCTGGCTGGATGAATGGGTATGGAAACACAGTCATCATTACTCATGTGGTAGATGGACGCACAGTTACAACATTATATGGTCATATGGAGCGTATTGATGTAAGTGCTGGTCAAAAAGTATCTCAATCTCAACAAATTGGTTTAATGGGGAATACTGGTCAATCATTTGGCGCTCACTTACACTTTGAGGTTCATGAAGGTAACTGGAATGGTGCGAAATCGAATTCCGTTAATCCGTTAAACTATGTATCTAGATAA